The following proteins are encoded in a genomic region of Fundidesulfovibrio soli:
- a CDS encoding FAD-binding protein: MPPARVDVLILGGGLAGLRAALSCLKAAPGLRVAVVSLASIPSGSSFANRNDALGVHVCLNDSEREQYVREVQSLNRGQAFLDPRLLAIQAEEGEARLADLIELGLPFERDERGGLVPRSSCFSPDSRRAYVFKGLERAWGCFRSRLEALGCLFVPGFQPIAIRGGTDPGALLLPLGGGAAIPVRAGAVVVALGGPARLFRHTMAGPGVPGYGHGLLASAGADMANCGYLQFMWGTVPGKRFFQPGDWSGADPALAAPRRGHCPFGYRLEDSAVDLALAAMMEPDGTVPLEEGRVAPMAHASNGGAVIDEWAQTSVPGLLACGECATGMHGANRIGGGMVLATQVFGHRAGVRAVELAHGEDCGRGPAWEAPVIDRRERIEGLRWLAKGLSRFAVLGGRPGHQEFLRELRARLETARDWRLRLSLRTGEMVLDRL, translated from the coding sequence GTGCCGCCCGCACGGGTGGACGTGCTGATCCTCGGCGGCGGCCTGGCCGGGCTGCGCGCCGCGCTGAGCTGCCTGAAGGCCGCCCCCGGCCTGCGGGTGGCGGTCGTCTCCCTCGCCTCAATCCCTTCCGGCTCCTCCTTCGCCAACCGAAACGACGCCCTGGGCGTCCACGTCTGCTTGAACGACTCCGAGCGCGAACAGTACGTGCGCGAGGTACAGTCCCTGAACCGGGGCCAGGCCTTTCTCGATCCGCGACTGCTCGCCATCCAGGCGGAGGAGGGCGAGGCGCGGCTGGCCGACCTGATCGAGCTGGGCCTGCCCTTCGAGCGCGACGAACGCGGCGGGCTGGTCCCCCGTTCCTCCTGCTTCTCCCCCGATTCCAGACGTGCGTATGTGTTCAAGGGCCTGGAGCGCGCCTGGGGCTGCTTCCGTTCGCGGCTGGAGGCCCTGGGCTGCCTGTTCGTCCCTGGTTTCCAGCCTATTGCGATTCGGGGCGGGACGGATCCCGGCGCGTTGCTGCTGCCCCTGGGCGGCGGGGCGGCCATCCCGGTGCGGGCGGGGGCCGTGGTCGTGGCCCTGGGCGGGCCTGCGAGGCTGTTCCGGCACACCATGGCAGGGCCGGGCGTGCCCGGGTATGGCCACGGGTTGCTGGCGAGCGCAGGGGCTGACATGGCCAATTGCGGATACCTGCAATTCATGTGGGGCACGGTGCCGGGGAAGCGCTTCTTCCAGCCCGGGGACTGGAGCGGTGCGGACCCGGCGCTGGCCGCGCCCCGGCGGGGGCATTGCCCGTTCGGCTACAGGCTGGAGGATTCGGCCGTGGATTTGGCCCTGGCCGCGATGATGGAGCCGGACGGCACGGTGCCGCTGGAAGAGGGGCGCGTCGCGCCCATGGCCCACGCCAGCAACGGCGGGGCAGTGATAGACGAATGGGCGCAGACCAGCGTGCCGGGCCTGCTGGCCTGCGGGGAGTGCGCCACGGGGATGCACGGGGCAAACCGCATCGGCGGGGGCATGGTGCTGGCCACGCAGGTGTTCGGGCACAGGGCGGGTGTGCGGGCGGTGGAGCTGGCGCATGGGGAGGATTGCGGGCGCGGCCCGGCCTGGGAGGCTCCCGTCATCGACCGGAGGGAACGGATAGAGGGGCTGCGCTGGCTGGCGAAGGGGCTGTCGCGCTTCGCCGTCCTGGGCGGACGGCCCGGGCATCAGGAATTCTTGCGGGAACTGCGGGCGCGGCTGGAGACAGCGCGGGACTGGCGGCTGCGGCTCAGTTTACGGACGGGGGAGATGGTTCTGGACAGGCTGTAA
- a CDS encoding tetratricopeptide repeat protein: MSAELTKARKQISEVNSYLKQLKPLPAVNALYEAVSAILKAPLMKAERDEFGKLIEQAVYQLNNNRTLRKLYPLIIPYVAGDEKGLLEVLRELLRALQANTVEEAKDQMEGRSKRRAEGIALGLQQLEAKEFDQARKTFASLCREFPNDAELRAEIAEIYIQAEMFQDAFGFLDEALSLSPDQLRLYNRIGIVLRKLGQFELGEKYFMRAVNYAKDDPNLYFNLGRLYIDWERWDKTEKAAKLALKLDPEFVQAQKMLSFALNKQGKGA; this comes from the coding sequence ATGTCCGCCGAACTCACCAAGGCCAGGAAACAGATCAGCGAGGTCAACTCGTACCTCAAGCAGTTGAAGCCGCTCCCAGCGGTGAACGCACTGTACGAGGCTGTATCCGCCATCCTCAAGGCCCCCTTGATGAAGGCCGAACGCGACGAGTTCGGCAAGCTCATCGAACAGGCCGTGTACCAGCTCAACAACAACCGGACGCTGCGCAAGCTGTATCCGTTGATCATCCCCTACGTGGCCGGGGACGAGAAGGGCCTCCTTGAAGTCCTGCGGGAGCTGCTGCGCGCGCTGCAGGCCAACACGGTTGAGGAAGCCAAGGACCAGATGGAGGGCCGCTCCAAGCGCCGGGCCGAAGGCATCGCCCTGGGCCTGCAGCAGCTTGAGGCCAAGGAGTTCGACCAGGCCCGCAAGACCTTCGCCTCCCTGTGCCGGGAGTTCCCCAACGACGCCGAGCTGCGCGCCGAAATCGCGGAGATATACATCCAGGCCGAGATGTTCCAGGACGCCTTCGGCTTCCTGGACGAAGCGCTCAGCTTAAGCCCCGACCAGCTCAGGCTCTACAACCGTATCGGCATCGTGCTGCGCAAGCTCGGCCAGTTCGAGCTGGGCGAGAAGTACTTCATGCGCGCCGTGAACTACGCCAAGGACGACCCCAACCTCTATTTCAACCTGGGCCGCCTTTATATCGACTGGGAACGCTGGGACAAGACCGAGAAGGCCGCCAAGCTGGCGCTCAAGCTCGACCCGGAGTTCGTGCAGGCCCAGAAGATGCTCTCCTTCGCCTTGAACAAGCAGGGCAAGGGAGCCTAG
- the carA gene encoding glutamine-hydrolyzing carbamoyl-phosphate synthase small subunit: MRAFLALEDGTWFEGASFTGSGRAGGEVIFNTGMTGYQEVLTDPSYTGQMVCMTYPHIGNYGVNLEDVESDRVRVASFIVKECCKVPSNWRAKESLPAYLERHGVMGIEGIDTRALTRHLRLHGAQRGIISTECTDPQDLVRQTRELPSMEGLNLADAVTPKEPYVWENGRPRTVTLKPDGSYDWPGSGPRVVAFDCGIKWNILRLLVAQGLDLLVVPAFFTAEQVRKLNPESIFLSSGPGDPAALTDMVHATSLLVNDYPTAGICLGHQLLGLALGGRTYKLKFGHHGLNHPVKEIATGHIEISSQNHGFCVDLASLDNVEMTHVNLNDNTLEGFAHTKKPIIAIQYHPEAGPGPHDSRSFFVRYREMLRRELGR, translated from the coding sequence ATGAGAGCTTTTCTTGCCCTTGAGGACGGCACCTGGTTTGAAGGCGCCTCTTTCACCGGTTCGGGCCGCGCAGGCGGCGAAGTCATCTTCAACACCGGAATGACCGGCTACCAGGAGGTCCTCACCGACCCCTCCTACACCGGCCAGATGGTGTGCATGACCTACCCCCATATAGGCAACTACGGCGTCAACCTGGAGGACGTGGAGTCCGACCGCGTCCGGGTTGCATCGTTCATCGTCAAGGAGTGCTGCAAGGTCCCCTCCAACTGGCGCGCCAAGGAGAGCCTGCCCGCCTACCTGGAGCGACACGGCGTCATGGGCATCGAGGGCATCGACACCCGCGCCCTGACCCGCCACCTGCGCCTGCACGGCGCACAGCGCGGCATCATCTCCACCGAGTGCACCGATCCGCAGGATCTGGTCCGCCAGACCCGCGAACTGCCCTCCATGGAAGGCCTGAACCTCGCCGACGCGGTGACTCCCAAGGAACCCTACGTCTGGGAGAACGGCAGGCCCCGCACCGTGACCCTCAAGCCCGACGGAAGCTACGACTGGCCCGGCTCCGGCCCGCGCGTGGTGGCTTTCGACTGCGGCATCAAGTGGAACATCCTGCGCCTGCTGGTTGCCCAGGGGCTCGACCTGCTGGTGGTGCCCGCCTTCTTCACCGCCGAACAGGTGCGCAAGCTGAACCCCGAATCCATTTTCCTCTCCAGCGGCCCCGGCGACCCGGCCGCCCTGACCGACATGGTGCACGCCACCAGCCTGCTGGTGAACGACTACCCCACGGCGGGCATCTGCCTGGGCCACCAGCTGCTTGGCCTGGCCCTCGGCGGCAGGACCTACAAGCTCAAGTTCGGCCACCACGGCCTGAACCACCCCGTGAAGGAAATCGCCACCGGGCACATCGAGATATCTTCACAGAACCACGGCTTCTGCGTGGACCTGGCCAGCCTGGACAACGTGGAGATGACCCACGTGAACCTGAACGACAACACGCTGGAAGGTTTCGCGCACACCAAGAAGCCCATCATCGCCATCCAGTACCACCCCGAAGCCGGGCCCGGGCCTCACGACAGCCGGTCCTTCTTCGTCCGTTACAGGGAGATGTTGCGCAGGGAGCTGGGACGCTAA